From Clarias gariepinus isolate MV-2021 ecotype Netherlands chromosome 2, CGAR_prim_01v2, whole genome shotgun sequence, one genomic window encodes:
- the LOC128543074 gene encoding procathepsin L-like translates to MVCILIIALLLSEGYCTMNMDRYWLSWKEKFNKTYDSAVEEMFRKYIWQQNVVEVMKHNKERHSFTMGTNHLSDMTAEEINAQLNGLRMENIPLDVNKNLLELSDSLIPDRLDWTEKGLVSPVQNQGMCGSCWAFSAVGALEAQMMKETHQLVPLSAQNLVDCSVTEGNHGCRGGFMTNAFSYIIHNKGIDSDAFYPYQHKEGLCRYSPEGRAGFCSSFRTLPHANESVLLNAVAQIGPVSVGVNAKLASFHRYRSGIYADPLCDPRTVNHAVLVVGYGTEKGQDYWLVKNSWGAAWGEKGYIRMARNRNQCGIANFAVVPVV, encoded by the exons ATGGTGTGTATTCTGATTATCGCTCTGCTCCTATCAGAGGGCTATTGTACAATGAATATGGACCGATACTGGCTGTCCTGGAAGGAAAAATTCAATAAGACATACGACAGCGCA gttgagGAAATGTTCAGAAAATATATTTGGCAGCAGAATGTTGTGGAGGTGATGAAGCACAATAAAGAACGGCACAGCTTCACTATGGGGACCAATCACCTTTCAGACATG ACAGCAGAAGAGATTAATGCTCAGCTGAACGGACTGAGGATGGAGAACATTCCTCTGGATGTTAATAAGAACCTCTTGGAGCTGAGTGACTCCCTAATCCCAGACAgactggactggactgaaaaggGCCTGGTCAGCCCTGTGCAgaaccag ggtatGTGTGGATCGTGCTGGGCGTTCAGTGCAGTGGGAGCGTTAGAAGCTCAGATGATGAAGGAGACCCATCAGCTGGTTCCTCTAAGCGCGCAGAACCTGGTGGACTGCAGCGTGACGGAGGGGAACCATGGCTGTAGAGGAGGATTCATGACCAACGCCTTCAGTTACATCATCCACAACAAAGGAATCGACTCGGACGCCTTCTACCCTTATCAacacaag GAGGGGTTGTGTCGTTACTCTCCTGAAGGCCGAGCCGGCTTCTGCTCCAGCTTCAGGACGCTCCCTCACGCTAATGAATCTGTGCTGCTGAACGCGGTGGCTCAGATCGGACCGGTTTCTGTCGGAGTTAACGCCAAACTAGCCTCGTTCCACAGATACAGGAGCG gtatttATGCTGATCCTCTGTGTGACCCGCGGACGGTGAATCACGCTGTACTAGTGGTAGGATACGGAACTGAAAAAGGACAGGATTACTGGCTGGTCAAAAACAg TTGGGGTGCAGCTTGGGGAGAGAAGGGTTACATCCGGATGGCAAGAAACAGAAATCAGTGTGGAATCGCCAACTTTGCGGTGGTCCCAGTTGTGTGA
- the slc9a1b gene encoding sodium/hydrogen exchanger 1b isoform X2 codes for MHAPVCALLWLCVLGSLPGSVPGPVLTPPLVGESSRSFPVLTVSYERVRRPLEVCLWILLASVLKLGFHIIPGFSRFVPESCVLIMVGLMVGVLIKLLGETLPVLDTQLFFLCLLPPIILDAGYFLPLRPFSENMGSILVLAVLGTLWNSIFVGVVIYGVCKAIGVQIDKISLLSCLLFGSISSAVDPVSVLAVFEEIHINELLHILVFGESLLNDAVTVVLYHLLEEFAGRGTVELSDAVLGVLSFLVVAMGGIMVGVVYGIMAAVTSRFTSHSRVIEPLFVFLYSYLAYLSAEVFNLSGIMALIVCGVVMRPYVEANISHKSYTTIKYFLKMWSSVSETLIFIFLGVSTIAGPHHWNFIFITFTIILCLMSRVLGVLGLSLIMNKFRMVKLTGKDQFILAFGGLRGAIAFSLAFLLSSEHFPMKNMFLTSIITLIFFTVFVQGMTIRPLVELLAVKKRSHTKFTINEEIHTQFLDHVLMGVECICGSYGHLHWKDKLSRFNKRYLRKWLISGDRSEEPQLVSLYNKLERKQALFLVAKGGTTASLKPSLDSPASLLLSGQSERKNMMKITKQQEEAIQNILRAKLQKSNQRMRSYSRHTLLLDDEVAEWRETQLHRQRALMEQRISHYLTVPAKRQSPPVRRANFIFNPPEQCPAPTDTVQIVHETQDSVQKVQVN; via the exons ATGCACGCTCCCGTGTGCGCGCTCCTCTGGCTGTGTGTGCTGGGTTCTCTACCCGGTTCTGTTCCCGGTCCGGTTCTGACACCCCCGCTGGTCGGTGAGTCCTCGCGCTCCTTCCCGGTGCTGACCGTGAGCTACGAGCGCGTGCGCCGGCCGTTGGAGGTGTGTCTGTGGATCCTCCTGGCGTCCGTACTGAAACTGG GGTTCCACATCATCCCCGGGTTCTCCCGATTTGTCCCTGAGAGCTGTGTGCTGATCATGGTTGGTTTGATGGTTGGAGTTCTCATTAAGCTTTTGGGTGAAACACTTCCGGTTTTGGACACCCAGCTCTTCTTCCTGTGTCTCCTTCCCCCCATCATCCTGGATGCTGGATATTTCCTGCCTCTGCGCCCCTTCAGCGAGAACATGGGCTCCATCTTAGTGCTGGCCGTGCTGGGAACGCTCTGGAACTCCATCTTCGTTGGAGTGGTGATATATGGAGTGTGTAAAGCAATCGGGGTCCAGATAGACAAAATCAGCCTGCTTTCCTGCCTGCTGTTTGGGTCCATTTCATCTGCTGTGGATCCAGTTTCCGTCCTTGCTGTCTTTGAGGAAATTCACataaatgaacttctccacattcTAGTGTTTGGAGAGTCGCTGCTTAATGATGCTGTTACTGTG GTATTATATCACCTGTTGGAGGAGTTTGCTGGCAGGGGTACAGTAGAGCTCAGTGACGCTGTACTGGGTGTGCTAAGCTTCCTGGTGGTGGCAATGGGGGGCATCATGGTGGGCGTGGTTTATGGCATCATGGCGGCTGTCACCTCTCGCTTCACCTCACACTCACGTGTCATCGAGCCACTTTTCGTCTTTCTCTACAGCTACCTGGCGTACCTGTCAGCTGAGGTGTTCAACCTGTCTGGGATCATGGC tctgattgtgtgtggtgtggtcaTGCGGCCCTACGTCGAGGCCAACATTTCCCACAAGTCCTACACCACTATAAAGTACTTTCTGAAGATGTGGAgcagtgtgagtgagacgcTCATCTTCATCTTCCTTGGTGTTTCCACGATAGCAGGGCCGCATCACTGGAATTTCATCTTCATCACCTTCACCATCATCCTGTGCCTCATGTCCCGTGTGCTAG gagtatTGGGACTGAGCCTCATCATGAATAAATTCCGCATGGTGAAGTTAACAGGTAAAGACCAGTTCATCCTGGCCTTCGGGGGACTGCGGGGAGCCATCGCGTTCTCGCTGGCCTTCCTGCTCTCCAGTGAACACTTCCCCATGAAGAACATGTTCCTCACTTCCATCATCACACTCATTTTCTTTACAGTCTTTGTtcag GGAATGACAATACGGCCCCTGGTGGAGCTTCTGGCAGTAAAGAAGAGAAGCCACACCAAGTTTACTATTAATGAGGAAATACATACACAG tttctTGACCATGTGCTGATGGGAGTCGAGTGTATCTGTGGTAGTTATGGACACCTTCACTGGAAAGACAA ACTGAGCCGATTCAATAAGCGTTACCTGAGGAAGTGGCTGATCTCAGGAGACAGGTCTGAGGAGCCGCAGCTTGTCTCCCTCTATAACAAACTGGAGAGGAAGCAGGCACTGTTCCTAGTGGCAAAGGGTGGAACTACAGCCAGTTTAAAACCATCACTTGACTCTCCTGCATCATTATTACT gagtgGTCAGAGTGAGAggaaaaacatgatgaagaTCACAAAGCAACAAGAGGAGGCAATCCAGAACATTCTTAGAGCAAAACTGCAGAAATCAAATCAGAgg atgCGCTCATACAGTAGACACACACTGCTGCTGGATGATGAGGTGGCCGAGTGGCGTGAGACTCAGCTGCACAGACAGAGAGCACTGATGGAGCAGAGg ATAAGTCACTACTTGACTGTCCCAGCTAAAAGACAGTCCCCTCCTGTCAGGAGAGCAAACTTCATTTTCA ATCCACCAGAGCAGTGTCCTGCTCCTACAGACACGGTGCAGATAGTGCATGAGACACAGGACAGTGTCCAAAAAGTCCAAGTCAACTAA
- the slc9a1b gene encoding sodium/hydrogen exchanger 1b isoform X1, with translation MHAPVCALLWLCVLGSLPGSVPGPVLTPPLVGESSRSFPVLTVSYERVRRPLEVCLWILLASVLKLGFHIIPGFSRFVPESCVLIMVGLMVGVLIKLLGETLPVLDTQLFFLCLLPPIILDAGYFLPLRPFSENMGSILVLAVLGTLWNSIFVGVVIYGVCKAIGVQIDKISLLSCLLFGSISSAVDPVSVLAVFEEIHINELLHILVFGESLLNDAVTVVLYHLLEEFAGRGTVELSDAVLGVLSFLVVAMGGIMVGVVYGIMAAVTSRFTSHSRVIEPLFVFLYSYLAYLSAEVFNLSGIMALIVCGVVMRPYVEANISHKSYTTIKYFLKMWSSVSETLIFIFLGVSTIAGPHHWNFIFITFTIILCLMSRVLGVLGLSLIMNKFRMVKLTGKDQFILAFGGLRGAIAFSLAFLLSSEHFPMKNMFLTSIITLIFFTVFVQGMTIRPLVELLAVKKRSHTKFTINEEIHTQFLDHVLMGVECICGSYGHLHWKDKLSRFNKRYLRKWLISGDRSEEPQLVSLYNKLERKQALFLVAKGGTTASLKPSLDSPASLLLSGQSERKNMMKITKQQEEAIQNILRAKLQKSNQRMRSYSRHTLLLDDEVAEWRETQLHRQRALMEQRISHYLTVPAKRQSPPVRRANFIFTDPPEQCPAPTDTVQIVHETQDSVQKVQVN, from the exons ATGCACGCTCCCGTGTGCGCGCTCCTCTGGCTGTGTGTGCTGGGTTCTCTACCCGGTTCTGTTCCCGGTCCGGTTCTGACACCCCCGCTGGTCGGTGAGTCCTCGCGCTCCTTCCCGGTGCTGACCGTGAGCTACGAGCGCGTGCGCCGGCCGTTGGAGGTGTGTCTGTGGATCCTCCTGGCGTCCGTACTGAAACTGG GGTTCCACATCATCCCCGGGTTCTCCCGATTTGTCCCTGAGAGCTGTGTGCTGATCATGGTTGGTTTGATGGTTGGAGTTCTCATTAAGCTTTTGGGTGAAACACTTCCGGTTTTGGACACCCAGCTCTTCTTCCTGTGTCTCCTTCCCCCCATCATCCTGGATGCTGGATATTTCCTGCCTCTGCGCCCCTTCAGCGAGAACATGGGCTCCATCTTAGTGCTGGCCGTGCTGGGAACGCTCTGGAACTCCATCTTCGTTGGAGTGGTGATATATGGAGTGTGTAAAGCAATCGGGGTCCAGATAGACAAAATCAGCCTGCTTTCCTGCCTGCTGTTTGGGTCCATTTCATCTGCTGTGGATCCAGTTTCCGTCCTTGCTGTCTTTGAGGAAATTCACataaatgaacttctccacattcTAGTGTTTGGAGAGTCGCTGCTTAATGATGCTGTTACTGTG GTATTATATCACCTGTTGGAGGAGTTTGCTGGCAGGGGTACAGTAGAGCTCAGTGACGCTGTACTGGGTGTGCTAAGCTTCCTGGTGGTGGCAATGGGGGGCATCATGGTGGGCGTGGTTTATGGCATCATGGCGGCTGTCACCTCTCGCTTCACCTCACACTCACGTGTCATCGAGCCACTTTTCGTCTTTCTCTACAGCTACCTGGCGTACCTGTCAGCTGAGGTGTTCAACCTGTCTGGGATCATGGC tctgattgtgtgtggtgtggtcaTGCGGCCCTACGTCGAGGCCAACATTTCCCACAAGTCCTACACCACTATAAAGTACTTTCTGAAGATGTGGAgcagtgtgagtgagacgcTCATCTTCATCTTCCTTGGTGTTTCCACGATAGCAGGGCCGCATCACTGGAATTTCATCTTCATCACCTTCACCATCATCCTGTGCCTCATGTCCCGTGTGCTAG gagtatTGGGACTGAGCCTCATCATGAATAAATTCCGCATGGTGAAGTTAACAGGTAAAGACCAGTTCATCCTGGCCTTCGGGGGACTGCGGGGAGCCATCGCGTTCTCGCTGGCCTTCCTGCTCTCCAGTGAACACTTCCCCATGAAGAACATGTTCCTCACTTCCATCATCACACTCATTTTCTTTACAGTCTTTGTtcag GGAATGACAATACGGCCCCTGGTGGAGCTTCTGGCAGTAAAGAAGAGAAGCCACACCAAGTTTACTATTAATGAGGAAATACATACACAG tttctTGACCATGTGCTGATGGGAGTCGAGTGTATCTGTGGTAGTTATGGACACCTTCACTGGAAAGACAA ACTGAGCCGATTCAATAAGCGTTACCTGAGGAAGTGGCTGATCTCAGGAGACAGGTCTGAGGAGCCGCAGCTTGTCTCCCTCTATAACAAACTGGAGAGGAAGCAGGCACTGTTCCTAGTGGCAAAGGGTGGAACTACAGCCAGTTTAAAACCATCACTTGACTCTCCTGCATCATTATTACT gagtgGTCAGAGTGAGAggaaaaacatgatgaagaTCACAAAGCAACAAGAGGAGGCAATCCAGAACATTCTTAGAGCAAAACTGCAGAAATCAAATCAGAgg atgCGCTCATACAGTAGACACACACTGCTGCTGGATGATGAGGTGGCCGAGTGGCGTGAGACTCAGCTGCACAGACAGAGAGCACTGATGGAGCAGAGg ATAAGTCACTACTTGACTGTCCCAGCTAAAAGACAGTCCCCTCCTGTCAGGAGAGCAAACTTCATTTTCA CAGATCCACCAGAGCAGTGTCCTGCTCCTACAGACACGGTGCAGATAGTGCATGAGACACAGGACAGTGTCCAAAAAGTCCAAGTCAACTAA